In the Acaryochloris thomasi RCC1774 genome, TACGGTGACTCATTTAATTGCTCGTCGGATGGCCCGGAAGCGGGAAGGACGAATCGTCAATGTGTCGAGCTTGATGGGTAAGGTGGCTGCACCGACAATGGCGACCTATTCAGCGACTAAGTTTGCTCTTGTGGGCTTTACCCATGCACTTCGGGGAGAACTAGCTCCCTACAACATCCGGGTCTCGGCTCTGTTACCGTCTTTGACTGAAACGGATATGGTGCGGAACCTAGAACGGTTCCGATGGGTGGTGCCAACGTCTCCCCAGAAGGTGGCTCAGGTTTTGGTTGCCAGTCTGGAAAAAGAGTCGGCTGAAATCCTGGTGGGATGGCAGAGTCATTTGGCCGTGTGGTGCAACCGAATCGCACCGGGCATCCTGGAGCAAGTGCTAAGGATGACGGCCCCCAAGACTCGGTTTGCTCCTGCTCTACGACTATAGTCACCTCGGCTCTTACCTTGGTTGGTTGTTGGACAATTGGGTCAGAAGGAGGTCTGAATGCTCAATACAAAGAGTTTCAATCCAAGACTTGAGCGACTCGCTCATGGGCCAAATCGTCCATCTCTAGGAGTATGGCTCGGATGAAGGACAGTATCTGCCATCATCAACACCACATCATCCAGGTCAATGATGGTACGACACTGTCCTTATCTTGAATTAGCTTTAGTGAGGATAACTTACTAATTAGTAGATAAGACTACAAAATCTAACAAATTTAATCTATATTGCTATTTTTTAATTGCATTCTTAAATGTTTGCGTTATATTAAGGACTCATTCACAAAGCAACAGACCTATGATTGCTAACCTATCAATTCCAATGGAATCTAAACGTCAGGGTGGCGATCAACTCGTCAGCAAGGTTGTGACCACTGCCATTTCTGCGTTGCTGAGGCAAACAGAGTTATTAGAGGTCAACGTCAGGGCTGAGCCAGTGGCAAAGCTGCTTCAGGGCAGCGTCGATGGCTTTGACTGTGTGGGGCAGGGACTGCTGATGCACAGCGGCCTTCAAGTTGACCAGATGGAGTTTCATCTACAGGCGCTCTCCATTGACTTTGGTGCTCTTTTTCGAGGGCAAGTCCAACTTCGACAGCCGACGCAGGCTTCCATGCGGATTGCGCTAACCGAGGATAACTTAACGGAATCCTTCAATACACCCTTTCTCAAGGAGAAGCTCCAGCAGCTCTCATGGGAGGGACAGTCTCTGATGTTTGAGAGGACTCGGATTAGTGTTAACGAAGATCAGTCGCTGCGGATGCAAAGCTGGGTTCGCCAAGGTGAGGCTGAACAACTGTTTGAAATTGATATTACGGCTCGGGTTGAGGTTGAAAACCGACGCAAACTGAAATTTGTAGAGGTGACCTACGGTGGTGATCCGACGGCTGTAGCGTTAGGTCAAATGCTGACTGAACATGTAAATCAGTTACTGGATTTAGATCAGTTTGCCTTGGACGGGATGCAGCTTCGTGTAGATCAGCTACGGCTACGTAACAAGCAGCTCACGCTATATGGTGTTGCCCTTATCGAGAAGTTTCCACAGCGAAATAGAGGGTGGCAACCATAGAGAGTCTTTCACGCTCTATGTCGCTCTCTCAGGAGTTTACCTTAAGTGGCTCAGTCATAGCTCCATTAGGACTTTGTATAACTTTGTATGCGGCTGATCCATCATGGCCGGATATAACGTGTTTCAACTGACCGTCAACGAAATGGGCTGCAGCACCATCATCAATGGCGATGCCAGGGGAGATATCTCCATTCCTAACGAGTTTTTCGAAGGTTGGTTTACGCTCCGCTTCCAATGAATAGTGGGGACAGCAACTGCCTGAAATGAAGTTGAGGCACTTTAATGGCATTAGTGTTCCAGCTCTGGCATCTGTTAGAGCAGACTCAAACCAGCATACGGCTCCCGCGCTGACGCCTGCTAAAATAGTGCCATTTCTTGCTGCCTCTTTAAGCAATGGAGGCAAGTTCCAGGCTTCCCAAATGGCTAAAAGGCTTAGAGTATTGCCACCGCCAACATAAATAGCATCCTGTTGCATAACCCAATCAGCTAGGTCGGGAGTACGGCGAAAGAATGTGAGGTGAGCTGGTAGACAGTTTAGTTGAGAAAAGCGTGCATAGAACTTCTGTCGATAACTTTCGGCATCTCCACTGGCGGTTCCCAAAAAGCCAATCTTCGGTTTACTAGTTGGGCACTGCTCCAGGATATAGGTATCGAGTCTCGGCTCGGAACCTTCTGAAAAGCCCCCGCCGCCAATGGCAATGATTTGACCTTGAATCATAATTTAGGACTCAATTTTTTGATTGTAGGCCATAAATGAACCAAACTGTGATTTTGAATACCATAGAGGTGAACAAAGTTTTACCCAAGGTTTTTATACTACTAAGTAATTTCAAGCAAAAGAGCAGAACTTTTAACCTACAATTCAGTAATTTGATGGGTTAACTGGATGTGATGCTTTTCTCATTTACATGCACTATAAAAATGAAGTCTTAGCATAGAAGTATTTTTGGCGATTTCCATTAATGTCTTCTTATATAAGAATTCAACTATCCATTGAACGTTGAAATGACTAAACTTGGTAGTTGAATTAAGCACTTGTATAGAGAATGGCGCGATATCGCAGATTGGGTGGTCTATGGCCGCTACCTGGAAAACCTGAAACTCTCTTTGGATAAAGGGTATAGGCTATTGCTAAAAAGTGTGGTCTCGATTGAATAATCCCTAAAAAAGTAATACATGTTACACTTAGAGCACGCATAAGTTCCAACAGAAGTTCAGCTAGGATCTGAGCTTTTCGCTTCAATACACACATTACTTTCGCTAACCAAAGAATTTACTAGATTGTGCAGTCTTGACTGCGTGACTTCTCGGAAATCATACGAAGACTAAATTTCAGGCAGCGCAGTGCCTGTGAGTTTATTTCGAGAAAAATGTAAATCAACTCTAAATCGTATCGAGGCTTAGCAAGCTCAACAAGTCTCTTGAGAATTTAAAAGACAATTGTAAAGGTTTAATTGCATGCCATTCGTTAAAGAAACGGCTTTAGTTTATTGCGAGAATCAGTTTGGCTTAGTAGACGGGAAAACGGCTTCAGGGTTAGTTCGGCACTCTGACACGTATACCATCGTTGGCGTTATTGATAGTACTTTGGCGGGAAGAGACGCTGGGGAAGAGTTAGGCGATCGCGAAAACGGCATTCCTATTTTTGCCAACTTAGATGAAGCTTTGGGCCAGCTACGAGACGTTCCGAACTGCTATATCTATGGGAAAGCCCCCTTAGATGCCTGTATCTCAATGGTGGAAAGGTTCTTGATTTTTGAAGCGATGTCCAAGGGCATGAATATCATCAACGGTTTGCACCAGTTTTTCTCTGAAGATCCTGAGTTTGTTCGTATGGCTGAGCAACACGGTATTCAAATTAAAGATATTAGAAAACCACCTCAGCTTCAAGATCTGCACGTCTTCACTGGTCAAATCTTTAGAGTCAATGTGCCTGTGATTGCTGTCCTCGGTACAGATTGCGCCTGCGGGAAAATGACCACTGCAGTGGAGCTGAATCAAGCCTTAAACAGGCTAGGAATAAAGTCTGTTATGGTGGCGACCGGGCAAACAGGTTTGATGCAGGGGGCAAAATATGGGGCCTCCATTGATGCGCTCGTATCTCAATTTGTGATTGGTGAAATAGAAAATGCTGTGGTGCAGACGTTTGATCATGAAGACCCCGATATTATTCTCGTGGAAGGTCAAAGTGCCGTCGGTCATCCTGCTTTTATGAGTTCCGTCGGTATTTTGAAGGGCTGTATGCCCGATGGTGTGATTCTCCAGCATCCACCAGCCCGAAAGTTTCGGTGCGATTTTCCCCACCTAGCGATGCCCACCCTAGAGAGTGAAATTCAACTGATCGAATCGATCTCTCAATCTCAGGTGCTCGCCATCACGATCAGCCATGAAAACATGAACGAGATAGAAACTCAGAGCGTGATTGCAGAGTATGAAAACCACTTTCGATTACCCACGACAGATGTGCTCAATGATGGGTGTCAAAAACTGATTCAGGCTTTAGGCCAGCATTTTCCACAACTGAATCAAAAAATTAAGCTGGAGGGGTTAGAAAAGGTTTTGCAGTTGGCAATGGGGTAAGTATTTGGATTGAGAGAGATGCCAGCCTTTTTGCCAAGGATAGAAATCTCCTTACCGAAGATACAGCATAATGCTCAGATCTTATCGGAGCTGTATGGGCAGAAAGGTATTTCTTTAATGGGTGTCACTAAAGCAACATTAGGGGAGCCTGCGATCGCATCTGCCATGCTGCGAGGTGGCGTCCAGTTTATTGCTGACTCGCGCATTGAAAACATTCTCAGAATGAAGCAGGCGGGAATCATTGCTCAGTTCGTGTTGCTGCGTACAGCGCTCAGCCAAGCCAAATCGGTGATTGAGAGTGTGAACGTCAGTCTAAACACAGAACTGAAAACGATTCAGGCCCTGTCTCACTATGCGAAGGA is a window encoding:
- a CDS encoding SDR family NAD(P)-dependent oxidoreductase; protein product: MKLIGKTALVTGASRGIGREIALELAREGIARLVLVARDRQRLAAVAEEIKQMGVEAILVPLDLTQIGEVRIAMARVWQHQGPIHLLINCAGVAHQLPFLQARLPDVQEEIALNLMGTYTVTHLIARRMARKREGRIVNVSSLMGKVAAPTMATYSATKFALVGFTHALRGELAPYNIRVSALLPSLTETDMVRNLERFRWVVPTSPQKVAQVLVASLEKESAEILVGWQSHLAVWCNRIAPGILEQVLRMTAPKTRFAPALRL
- a CDS encoding LmeA family phospholipid-binding protein, translating into MIANLSIPMESKRQGGDQLVSKVVTTAISALLRQTELLEVNVRAEPVAKLLQGSVDGFDCVGQGLLMHSGLQVDQMEFHLQALSIDFGALFRGQVQLRQPTQASMRIALTEDNLTESFNTPFLKEKLQQLSWEGQSLMFERTRISVNEDQSLRMQSWVRQGEAEQLFEIDITARVEVENRRKLKFVEVTYGGDPTAVALGQMLTEHVNQLLDLDQFALDGMQLRVDQLRLRNKQLTLYGVALIEKFPQRNRGWQP
- a CDS encoding Type 1 glutamine amidotransferase-like domain-containing protein — its product is MIQGQIIAIGGGGFSEGSEPRLDTYILEQCPTSKPKIGFLGTASGDAESYRQKFYARFSQLNCLPAHLTFFRRTPDLADWVMQQDAIYVGGGNTLSLLAIWEAWNLPPLLKEAARNGTILAGVSAGAVCWFESALTDARAGTLMPLKCLNFISGSCCPHYSLEAERKPTFEKLVRNGDISPGIAIDDGAAAHFVDGQLKHVISGHDGSAAYKVIQSPNGAMTEPLKVNS
- a CDS encoding DUF1611 domain-containing protein is translated as MPFVKETALVYCENQFGLVDGKTASGLVRHSDTYTIVGVIDSTLAGRDAGEELGDRENGIPIFANLDEALGQLRDVPNCYIYGKAPLDACISMVERFLIFEAMSKGMNIINGLHQFFSEDPEFVRMAEQHGIQIKDIRKPPQLQDLHVFTGQIFRVNVPVIAVLGTDCACGKMTTAVELNQALNRLGIKSVMVATGQTGLMQGAKYGASIDALVSQFVIGEIENAVVQTFDHEDPDIILVEGQSAVGHPAFMSSVGILKGCMPDGVILQHPPARKFRCDFPHLAMPTLESEIQLIESISQSQVLAITISHENMNEIETQSVIAEYENHFRLPTTDVLNDGCQKLIQALGQHFPQLNQKIKLEGLEKVLQLAMG